A genomic segment from Rhodospirillum centenum SW encodes:
- a CDS encoding ABC transporter permease, whose translation MPRSVGAVNWIGLWTLTRREIRRFLKVWVQTVAAPVVTTLLFYSVFALALGGVVRMVGDVPFLVFLGPGLVMMSIAQNAFANTSSSVLVSKVQGNIVDVLMPPLSAGELAAAYVMGGVARGLLVGLATAAAIWIFVPLGLYAPQFILFHAVAAAMLLSLLGLIGGIWAEKFDHMAAVTNFIVTPLSFLSGTFYTIDSVPPAFRFIAHLNPFFYFIDGFRYGFIGQTDGTLTTGILVMTGANLVLLAVVLRMLSSGYKLKA comes from the coding sequence ATGCCGCGGAGCGTGGGCGCCGTCAACTGGATCGGCCTCTGGACCCTGACGCGCCGGGAGATCCGGCGCTTCCTGAAGGTCTGGGTGCAGACCGTCGCCGCCCCCGTGGTGACCACGCTGCTGTTCTATTCCGTCTTCGCCCTGGCCCTGGGCGGGGTGGTGCGGATGGTGGGCGACGTGCCCTTCCTGGTCTTCCTGGGTCCGGGCCTCGTGATGATGTCCATCGCCCAGAACGCCTTCGCCAACACCTCCTCCTCGGTGCTCGTCTCGAAGGTACAGGGCAACATCGTGGACGTGCTGATGCCGCCGCTCTCCGCCGGGGAGCTGGCGGCGGCCTATGTCATGGGCGGGGTGGCGCGCGGCCTGCTGGTCGGGCTGGCGACGGCGGCCGCCATCTGGATCTTCGTGCCGCTCGGGCTGTACGCGCCCCAGTTCATCCTGTTCCATGCCGTGGCGGCGGCCATGCTGCTGTCGCTGCTGGGCCTGATCGGCGGCATCTGGGCGGAGAAGTTCGACCACATGGCGGCGGTGACGAACTTCATCGTCACCCCGCTCTCCTTCCTCTCGGGCACCTTCTACACCATCGACAGCGTGCCCCCGGCCTTCCGCTTCATCGCGCACCTGAACCCGTTCTTCTATTTCATCGACGGCTTCCGCTACGGATTCATCGGCCAGACGGACGGCACCCTGACCACGGGCATCCTGGTGATGACGGGGGCCAATCTGGTGCTCCTGGCCGTGGTCCTGCGGATGCTGTCCAGCGGCTACAAGCTGAAGGCCTGA
- a CDS encoding ion transporter — MTDSALPAAADAPAAPAPSALRRLVESVGFQRFIVAVILVNAVTLGLETSATAMAAAGPLLTVLDRLALAVFVVELGLKLAVYRLSFFRQGWNNFDFTIVALSLAPLIGVAGAGNLSVLRALRILRVLRLLSVVPQMRAVVQALFGALPGMGAIIAVLALIYYVSAVLATKLFGTSFPDWFGSIGRSMYSLFQIMTLESWSMGIVRPVMEVYPYAWVFFVPFIVLVTFAVLNLFIAIIVNSMQSLHDADTKAEAEERELKAHGERTAMADELRALRAEIAGLKEAVLRRD; from the coding sequence ATGACGGACTCCGCCCTGCCCGCCGCCGCCGATGCGCCCGCCGCGCCGGCCCCTTCCGCCCTCCGCCGGCTGGTGGAGTCGGTCGGATTCCAGCGCTTCATCGTCGCCGTCATCCTGGTCAACGCCGTGACGCTGGGTCTGGAGACCTCGGCCACGGCGATGGCCGCGGCGGGGCCGCTGCTGACGGTCCTGGACCGGCTGGCGCTGGCGGTCTTCGTCGTCGAGCTGGGGCTGAAGCTGGCGGTCTACCGCCTGTCCTTCTTCCGCCAGGGCTGGAACAATTTCGACTTCACCATCGTGGCGCTCAGCCTCGCCCCCCTGATCGGGGTGGCCGGCGCGGGCAACCTGTCGGTGCTGCGGGCGCTGCGCATCCTGCGGGTGCTGCGGCTGCTGTCCGTGGTGCCGCAGATGCGGGCCGTGGTGCAGGCCCTGTTCGGGGCGCTGCCGGGCATGGGGGCCATCATCGCCGTGCTGGCGCTGATCTACTATGTCTCGGCCGTGCTGGCGACGAAGCTGTTCGGCACCAGCTTCCCCGACTGGTTCGGCAGCATCGGCCGGTCCATGTACAGCCTGTTCCAGATCATGACCCTGGAAAGCTGGTCCATGGGGATCGTCCGCCCGGTGATGGAGGTCTATCCCTACGCCTGGGTCTTCTTCGTGCCCTTCATCGTGCTGGTGACGTTCGCGGTGCTGAACCTGTTCATCGCCATCATCGTGAACAGCATGCAGTCGCTGCACGACGCCGACACCAAGGCCGAGGCCGAGGAACGGGAGCTGAAGGCGCACGGGGAACGCACCGCCATGGCGGACGAGCTGCGCGCCCTGCGGGCGGAGATCGCCGGCCTGAAGGAGGCGGTGCTCCGGCGCGACTGA
- a CDS encoding spinster family MFS transporter → MTAETAADGRGQAAAPVPEPATVSPGGTAVPAPGAAQPPYPRPLYAWYVVGVLMLLYVVSFVDRLVINLLVEPIKRDLQVSDFEIGLLSGLSFALLYTLLGLPAGRLSDRYSRRWIIAGGVLVWSCFAAACGMAKTYWHLMIARMGVGVGEAALSPAAYSLLPDYFPPDRLGRAYSVYGTGITVGSGVAFIVGGLVVGFASAENAMIAVPLLGEVRPWQFVFLVTGLPGIPLALLMLTVKEPVRRGRVQGQAQVPFRAVLAHVRARAGVMVPHFLACGLMSLVGYGTAAWMPALAVRTFGTPPGEVGLYLGGITILFATAGMFTAGFLADRLTRAGAADAPVRVCLWVALAASVFSTAVPLMPSETLLWSVACLSGFVGTAWAGVGAAAANLMTPGTMRGLVSALYLFVVNIVGLGLGPAVVGGVTDWVFGDPALVRYSLALVSAVCLPLAALLYAVALPGFRRSVGGAA, encoded by the coding sequence GTGACCGCCGAGACTGCCGCCGACGGGCGCGGGCAGGCCGCTGCCCCCGTGCCGGAGCCCGCGACCGTTTCCCCGGGGGGAACCGCCGTCCCGGCCCCGGGCGCCGCCCAGCCGCCCTATCCCCGGCCGCTCTACGCCTGGTACGTGGTGGGCGTGCTGATGCTGCTCTACGTCGTCTCCTTCGTGGACCGGCTGGTGATCAACCTGCTGGTGGAGCCGATCAAGCGCGACCTCCAGGTCAGCGATTTCGAGATCGGGCTGCTGTCCGGCCTGTCCTTCGCGCTGCTCTACACGCTCCTGGGCCTGCCTGCCGGCCGGCTGTCCGACCGCTACAGCCGGCGCTGGATCATCGCCGGGGGCGTCCTCGTCTGGTCCTGCTTCGCCGCGGCCTGCGGGATGGCCAAGACCTACTGGCATCTGATGATCGCCCGCATGGGGGTGGGGGTGGGCGAGGCGGCGCTGTCGCCCGCCGCCTACAGCCTGCTGCCCGACTATTTCCCGCCCGACCGGCTGGGCCGGGCCTATTCCGTCTACGGCACCGGCATCACCGTCGGCTCGGGCGTGGCCTTCATCGTCGGCGGGCTGGTCGTCGGCTTCGCCAGCGCGGAGAACGCGATGATCGCGGTGCCGCTGCTGGGCGAGGTGCGGCCCTGGCAGTTCGTCTTCCTGGTCACCGGCCTGCCGGGCATTCCGCTGGCCCTGCTGATGCTGACGGTGAAGGAGCCGGTGCGGCGCGGCCGGGTGCAGGGGCAGGCGCAGGTGCCCTTCCGCGCCGTGCTGGCGCATGTGCGTGCCCGTGCCGGGGTGATGGTGCCGCACTTCCTGGCCTGCGGGCTGATGTCGCTGGTCGGCTACGGCACCGCGGCCTGGATGCCGGCGCTGGCGGTGCGGACCTTCGGCACGCCGCCGGGGGAGGTCGGGCTCTATCTCGGCGGCATCACCATCCTGTTCGCCACGGCGGGGATGTTCACGGCCGGGTTCCTGGCCGACCGGCTGACCCGGGCGGGGGCGGCGGACGCGCCGGTGCGGGTCTGCCTCTGGGTGGCGCTGGCCGCATCCGTCTTCAGCACGGCGGTGCCGCTGATGCCGTCGGAGACGCTGCTCTGGAGCGTCGCCTGCCTGTCCGGCTTCGTCGGCACGGCCTGGGCCGGGGTGGGGGCGGCGGCGGCCAACCTGATGACGCCCGGGACCATGCGCGGGCTGGTCTCCGCCCTCTATCTCTTCGTCGTCAACATCGTCGGGCTGGGGCTGGGGCCGGCGGTGGTGGGCGGCGTCACCGACTGGGTGTTCGGCGACCCCGCCCTGGTGCGCTATTCCCTGGCGCTGGTCAGCGCCGTCTGCCTGCCGCTGGCGGCCCTGCTCTACGCCGTGGCGCTGCCGGGCTTCCGGCGGTCGGTCGGCGGCGCGGCCTGA
- a CDS encoding helix-turn-helix domain-containing protein has translation MDIRPIKTPEDHKAALARIDDLMDAAEGTPEVAELEVLSILVERYERDAFPIDPPSALDAIQFRMEQAGYEQRDLAKVLGSRSRASEIVHGSIQRLSLTQIRRLHQAWKIPADALIRDVV, from the coding sequence ATGGATATCCGACCGATCAAGACCCCCGAGGACCACAAGGCCGCGCTGGCGCGCATCGACGACCTGATGGACGCCGCGGAAGGCACGCCCGAGGTGGCCGAACTGGAGGTGCTCTCCATCCTGGTGGAGCGGTACGAGCGCGACGCCTTCCCCATCGATCCGCCGTCGGCCCTGGACGCCATCCAGTTCCGTATGGAGCAGGCGGGCTATGAGCAGCGTGACCTTGCCAAGGTGCTGGGCAGCCGCTCCCGCGCATCGGAGATCGTGCATGGCTCGATCCAGCGGCTGTCGCTGACCCAGATCCGCCGGCTGCATCAGGCGTGGAAGATCCCGGCCGATGCCCTGATCCGCGACGTGGTGTGA
- a CDS encoding MaoC/PaaZ C-terminal domain-containing protein, producing the protein MPLDYDLLMSLPPEEVRQSYTARDTILYALGVAAGVPDPLDPGDLKYTYEADLHALPTMAVVLAYPGVWLMEPRFGITWHKVLHGEQTLRLHRPLPVEGTVVAATVIDAIYDKGADKGAVLYTRRDIRDAATGELLATVGQSAFLRGDGGFGGKADGAPKPHPVPDDRPPDLTLDLPTRPEQALIYRLSGDWNPLHVDPGVAALARFSRPILHGLCTYGVAGRAVLRLLCGNDPARLRRLDGRFSAPVFPGETIRTEIWHEGPGRAALRARVVERDLVVLTNGVVEWV; encoded by the coding sequence ATGCCGCTCGACTACGACCTGCTGATGTCGCTGCCTCCCGAGGAGGTGCGGCAGAGCTACACGGCGCGCGACACCATCCTCTACGCCCTGGGCGTGGCGGCGGGGGTGCCCGACCCGCTGGACCCCGGCGACCTGAAATACACCTACGAGGCCGACCTGCACGCCCTGCCGACCATGGCGGTGGTGCTGGCCTATCCCGGCGTCTGGCTGATGGAGCCACGCTTCGGCATCACCTGGCACAAGGTCCTGCACGGGGAGCAGACCCTGCGCCTGCACCGGCCGCTGCCGGTGGAGGGGACCGTGGTGGCCGCGACGGTGATCGACGCGATCTACGACAAGGGGGCCGACAAGGGGGCCGTGCTCTACACCCGGCGGGACATCCGCGACGCCGCCACGGGCGAGCTGCTGGCCACCGTGGGGCAGAGCGCCTTCCTGCGCGGCGACGGCGGTTTCGGCGGCAAGGCGGACGGGGCGCCGAAACCGCACCCGGTGCCCGACGACCGGCCGCCCGACCTGACGCTGGACCTGCCGACCCGGCCGGAGCAGGCCCTGATCTACCGCCTGTCGGGCGACTGGAACCCGCTGCATGTCGATCCCGGCGTGGCCGCCCTTGCCCGGTTCAGCCGGCCGATCCTGCACGGGCTCTGCACCTACGGCGTCGCGGGCCGGGCGGTGCTGCGGCTTCTCTGCGGCAACGACCCCGCCCGGCTGCGCCGGCTGGACGGCCGCTTCTCCGCCCCCGTCTTCCCGGGGGAGACGATCCGCACGGAGATCTGGCACGAAGGCCCCGGCCGCGCCGCCCTGCGCGCCCGGGTCGTGGAGCGCGACCTGGTGGTGCTGACCAACGGCGTGGTCGAGTGGGTGTGA
- a CDS encoding alpha/beta fold hydrolase — protein sequence MFHLLDQMRRRQGNLLDSLGLGPETAPSRIVLAEPGFRLRAYGGDGEPAVLIVPAPIKRHYIWDLEPGVSAVRRLAGAGFPTYLVEWLEQPAGTPSGGLAEHAGRLLDRAVAAVEADSGRPRPVLAGHSLGGTLAAIFAASRPGRVRGLVLLEAPLRFGPEAGALAPLVAAGPGAAGITATYGDAPGSLLTYGSLAAAPDSFLWSVLADRLQSWGDPEARRRHGRVRRWTLDEFPMPARLFEEVVEHLYREDRFARGTLALDGVPAAASAIDCPVLAVVDPASRVVPRGSAVPPVPAFARPESLVLEHGGDRGVALRHVAALVGPALHAGLWPRLLDWIGRRAGQAAPPTDRRKPGSATA from the coding sequence TTGTTCCACCTTCTCGACCAGATGCGCCGCCGCCAGGGAAACCTGCTGGACAGCCTGGGGCTGGGACCGGAGACGGCCCCGAGCCGGATCGTCCTGGCGGAACCGGGCTTCCGCCTGCGCGCCTATGGCGGCGACGGGGAACCGGCCGTGCTGATCGTGCCGGCGCCGATCAAGCGCCACTACATCTGGGACCTGGAACCCGGCGTCAGCGCCGTGCGCCGACTGGCCGGGGCGGGCTTCCCCACCTATCTGGTGGAATGGCTGGAGCAGCCGGCGGGAACCCCGTCCGGCGGGCTGGCGGAGCATGCGGGACGCCTGCTGGACCGCGCCGTGGCGGCGGTGGAAGCGGACAGCGGCCGGCCGCGGCCCGTGCTGGCCGGCCACTCCCTGGGCGGGACGCTGGCGGCCATCTTCGCCGCGTCGCGCCCCGGCCGGGTGCGCGGGCTGGTGCTGCTGGAGGCCCCCCTGCGCTTCGGGCCGGAGGCGGGGGCGCTGGCGCCGCTGGTCGCCGCCGGCCCCGGTGCGGCGGGCATCACCGCAACCTATGGCGACGCGCCGGGATCGCTGCTGACCTACGGATCGCTGGCGGCCGCACCGGACAGCTTTCTCTGGTCCGTGCTGGCGGACCGGCTGCAGAGCTGGGGCGACCCCGAGGCGCGGCGCCGCCACGGCCGGGTGCGGCGCTGGACCCTGGACGAATTCCCCATGCCCGCCCGCCTGTTCGAGGAGGTGGTGGAGCATCTCTACCGCGAGGACCGCTTCGCCCGCGGCACCCTGGCGCTGGACGGGGTGCCGGCCGCCGCGTCGGCCATCGACTGCCCGGTGCTGGCCGTCGTCGATCCCGCCAGCCGGGTGGTGCCCCGCGGCTCGGCCGTGCCGCCGGTCCCCGCCTTCGCCCGGCCGGAGAGCCTGGTGCTGGAGCACGGCGGCGACCGCGGCGTCGCCCTCCGGCATGTCGCCGCCCTGGTCGGCCCGGCGCTGCACGCCGGGCTCTGGCCGCGCCTCCTGGACTGGATCGGCCGCCGCGCCGGTCAGGCCGCGCCGCCGACCGACCGCCGGAAGCCCGGCAGCGCCACGGCGTAG
- a CDS encoding regulatory protein RecX codes for MTDDRDRSAPPARPARRGPRRVSPDYLERAALHYLERFASSAANLRRVLLRKVDMSARAHGTDPEEGRRWVEDLIARYRRSGLLDDAAYAEARAASLQRRGGSTRLIRQKLAAKGLEDGLIVRALGGLEGAESGDADLAAALAYARRRRLGPYRDPAARAERRDRDLAALARAGFDLDTARRVVDTDDPDSLTDAF; via the coding sequence ATGACGGACGACCGCGACCGTTCCGCCCCCCCTGCCCGTCCCGCCCGCCGCGGGCCGCGCCGGGTCAGCCCGGACTATCTGGAGCGGGCGGCGCTGCACTATCTGGAACGCTTCGCCAGTTCCGCCGCGAACCTGCGCCGCGTGCTGCTGCGCAAGGTGGACATGTCCGCCCGCGCCCACGGCACCGACCCCGAGGAGGGCCGCCGCTGGGTGGAGGACCTGATCGCCCGCTACCGGCGCAGCGGGCTGCTGGACGATGCCGCCTATGCCGAGGCGCGGGCCGCCAGCCTGCAGCGCCGCGGCGGCTCCACCCGCCTGATCCGCCAGAAGCTGGCGGCCAAGGGGCTGGAGGACGGGCTGATCGTGCGCGCACTCGGCGGGCTGGAGGGGGCGGAGAGCGGGGATGCCGACCTTGCCGCCGCCCTGGCCTATGCCCGCCGCCGCCGGCTGGGACCCTACCGCGATCCGGCGGCGCGGGCGGAACGGCGCGACAGGGATCTGGCCGCCCTGGCGCGGGCCGGCTTCGACCTGGACACCGCACGCCGGGTGGTGGACACGGACGACCCCGACAGCCTGACCGACGCATTCTGA
- a CDS encoding class I SAM-dependent methyltransferase, translating into MTLPPVSSPAVPDAGHRAGAVTAIGYTASYHREMTPALLSLSLLLRGVAPPDFGRAFTWCELGFGQGVNLAVAAATHPQGRFFGTDVNPEHAAHAAGLARAAGLGNLAVEALDFDAYDRLDLPPFDVVALHGVWSWVGEGPRRRIVDFLRRRLKPGGVAYVSYNALPGWAPYMPLRRLLTAHAAQGQGAQAPLPERIAAALGFLRRLAREGGYFAVNPAVLPRLEELAERPAAYLAHEFFNAAWTPDYSADVFAALTGADLSFAAPALASDHADVLPEGARALLAEVADPALRETVRDTLTNQPFRRDVFVRGPRTLDPAERDRRLDALPFAALAPARTLPGIARLPHGELPLDRDAGMALLEALADGPASLEALAARAPEVARLGRARLRAALVQLHALARIAPAPGGEAMGAAGSDAWNRLVLARSLDGDTLSALASPVLAGAVETDRLERLFLLASVRGVDPAAFAWSVLAARGEAVLRDGRLLEGEAANRTELAERAAAFRRARLPLLARLGCVPSRT; encoded by the coding sequence ATGACCCTGCCCCCTGTTTCTTCCCCCGCCGTTCCCGATGCCGGACACCGGGCCGGGGCCGTCACCGCAATCGGCTACACCGCCAGCTACCACCGCGAGATGACGCCCGCCCTGCTGTCGCTCTCGCTGCTGCTGCGCGGGGTCGCGCCGCCCGACTTCGGCCGGGCGTTCACCTGGTGCGAGCTGGGCTTCGGCCAGGGCGTGAACCTGGCGGTCGCGGCGGCGACGCATCCCCAGGGCCGCTTCTTCGGCACCGATGTGAACCCCGAGCACGCGGCCCACGCCGCCGGCCTCGCCCGGGCCGCGGGGCTGGGCAATCTGGCGGTGGAGGCGCTGGACTTCGACGCCTACGACCGGCTGGACCTGCCGCCCTTCGACGTGGTGGCGCTGCACGGCGTCTGGTCCTGGGTGGGAGAGGGGCCGCGCCGGCGCATCGTCGATTTCCTGCGCCGGCGGCTGAAGCCGGGCGGTGTCGCCTATGTGAGCTACAATGCCCTGCCCGGCTGGGCCCCCTACATGCCGCTCCGCCGGCTGCTGACGGCGCATGCGGCGCAGGGGCAAGGGGCGCAGGCTCCGCTGCCGGAACGGATCGCGGCGGCGCTGGGCTTCCTCCGCCGGCTGGCGCGGGAGGGCGGCTACTTCGCCGTCAATCCGGCCGTGCTGCCGCGGCTGGAGGAACTGGCGGAGCGGCCCGCCGCCTATCTGGCGCACGAATTCTTCAACGCGGCCTGGACCCCCGACTATTCCGCCGACGTCTTCGCCGCCCTGACCGGGGCGGACCTGAGCTTCGCGGCACCGGCGCTGGCGTCAGACCATGCCGACGTGCTGCCGGAAGGCGCGCGTGCCCTGCTGGCGGAGGTGGCGGACCCCGCCCTGCGGGAGACGGTGCGCGACACCCTGACGAACCAGCCGTTCCGGCGCGACGTCTTCGTGCGCGGCCCCCGCACGCTGGACCCGGCGGAGCGCGACCGGCGGCTGGACGCGCTGCCCTTCGCGGCCCTGGCCCCGGCCCGGACCCTGCCCGGCATCGCCCGGCTGCCGCACGGGGAGCTGCCGCTGGACCGCGACGCCGGCATGGCGCTGCTGGAGGCGCTGGCGGACGGGCCGGCCAGCCTGGAGGCGCTGGCGGCGCGGGCGCCGGAGGTGGCGCGGCTGGGGCGGGCGCGGCTGCGCGCGGCGCTGGTCCAGCTCCATGCCCTGGCCCGGATCGCCCCGGCGCCGGGCGGGGAGGCCATGGGCGCTGCCGGGTCCGACGCCTGGAACCGGCTGGTGCTGGCGCGCAGCCTGGACGGCGACACCCTGTCGGCCCTGGCCTCGCCCGTGCTGGCCGGCGCGGTGGAGACGGACCGGCTGGAGCGGCTGTTCCTGCTGGCCTCGGTCCGTGGCGTGGACCCGGCGGCCTTCGCCTGGTCCGTCCTGGCTGCGCGCGGCGAAGCGGTGCTGCGCGACGGCCGCCTGCTGGAGGGGGAGGCGGCGAACCGGACGGAGCTGGCCGAGCGCGCCGCCGCCTTCCGCCGCGCGCGCCTGCCGCTGCTGGCGCGGCTGGGCTGCGTCCCCTCCCGCACATGA
- a CDS encoding ATP-binding protein, which produces MPHRRSDTTPTRELTRQAILADFGAFALTCGDRAALFAQVARSAVQATGMAAALVAEVRQGTGGFLVVAGEGLPPGAAGTLVLPDGAATPVGRACTAGRAVVIPDCAAEAGPDDPEPFAALGLRGIAVTPLRAGLTVVGIVALGSPEPRGYDMADLYLLEGLANMLGAGLRRMEVEAERDRLLAALREGERRYRFMTESIPQIVWTASPDGEVDYYNRRWSDYTGLSVEKGTGGEWDSAIHPDDASRTLHAWTTAVATRTPYEIEHRIRRAGGGWRWMLSRAWPLFDDAGNVVRWFGTATDIDGERQAQQALTAARDTAERANRAKSRFLAAASHDLRQPLNAISLLTCNLRTRVGDPGARELLDQIEGSLDAMIDLFESLMDISKLESGGVELDVRPVPLQPLLNRLQRDFAPAARAKGLRLGVVPTTLYGLSDPTLLERILRNLVANAVRYTDRGGVLVGVRRYGSHLRIDVVDTGPGIPAGCLDDIFEEFQQLGNAARERSSGHGLGLAIVRRAADLLQHPLDVRSRPGRGSRFSVVLPRADVVAAEPDIPAADGPAEPAATGFPILLLEDDPLVLTATRMLLEDLDCPVVEARNGDEALRIIAGGAQPRLVLADYRLPGAMDGLETVRRIRTELGRSVPAILLTGDVTADVEPRARAAGVQFVRKPVRPDELRSLVKATART; this is translated from the coding sequence TTGCCGCATCGCCGATCCGACACCACCCCGACGCGCGAGCTGACCCGTCAGGCCATCCTGGCGGATTTCGGGGCCTTCGCGCTGACCTGTGGCGACCGTGCGGCCCTGTTCGCGCAGGTTGCGCGCAGCGCCGTCCAGGCGACCGGCATGGCGGCGGCCCTGGTGGCGGAGGTGCGGCAGGGGACGGGCGGGTTCCTGGTCGTCGCCGGGGAGGGGCTGCCGCCCGGAGCGGCGGGCACCCTGGTGCTGCCCGACGGCGCCGCCACGCCCGTCGGCCGGGCCTGCACCGCCGGCCGGGCCGTCGTCATCCCCGACTGCGCCGCCGAGGCCGGGCCCGACGATCCCGAGCCCTTCGCCGCCCTGGGCCTGCGCGGCATCGCCGTGACGCCGCTGCGCGCCGGCCTGACCGTGGTGGGGATTGTGGCCCTGGGCAGCCCGGAGCCGCGGGGCTACGACATGGCCGACCTCTACCTGCTGGAGGGGCTGGCCAACATGCTGGGCGCCGGGCTGCGCCGCATGGAGGTGGAGGCCGAGCGCGACCGGCTGCTGGCCGCCCTGCGCGAGGGCGAACGGCGCTACCGTTTCATGACCGAGTCCATCCCGCAGATCGTCTGGACCGCCAGCCCCGACGGGGAGGTGGACTACTACAACCGGCGCTGGTCCGACTATACCGGGCTGAGCGTGGAGAAGGGCACCGGCGGCGAGTGGGACAGCGCCATCCACCCCGACGACGCCTCGCGCACCCTGCATGCCTGGACCACCGCCGTCGCCACCCGCACCCCCTATGAGATCGAGCACCGCATCCGCCGCGCCGGGGGCGGCTGGCGCTGGATGCTGTCGCGCGCCTGGCCGTTGTTCGACGATGCCGGCAACGTGGTCCGCTGGTTCGGCACCGCCACCGACATCGACGGCGAGCGGCAGGCACAGCAGGCCCTGACCGCGGCCCGCGACACGGCGGAGCGGGCGAACCGCGCCAAGTCCCGCTTCCTGGCCGCGGCCAGCCACGACCTGCGCCAGCCGCTGAACGCCATCAGCCTGCTGACCTGCAACCTGCGCACCCGGGTGGGCGATCCCGGCGCGCGGGAGCTTCTGGACCAGATCGAGGGCTCGCTGGACGCGATGATCGACCTGTTCGAGTCGCTGATGGACATCTCCAAGCTGGAGAGCGGCGGTGTCGAGCTGGACGTGCGGCCGGTGCCGCTGCAACCCCTGCTGAACCGGCTGCAACGGGACTTCGCCCCCGCGGCACGGGCGAAGGGGCTGCGGCTGGGGGTGGTGCCCACGACCCTGTACGGGCTGAGCGACCCGACCCTGCTGGAGCGCATCCTGCGCAACCTGGTCGCCAACGCGGTGCGCTACACCGACCGGGGCGGTGTGCTGGTCGGCGTCCGCCGCTATGGCAGCCATCTGCGCATCGACGTGGTGGACACCGGCCCCGGCATCCCGGCCGGCTGCCTGGACGACATCTTCGAGGAGTTCCAGCAGCTCGGCAACGCGGCGCGGGAACGGAGCAGCGGCCACGGGCTTGGCCTCGCCATCGTGCGCCGGGCCGCCGACCTGTTGCAGCACCCGCTGGACGTGCGCTCCCGGCCGGGCCGGGGCTCGCGCTTCTCCGTCGTGCTGCCGCGGGCGGATGTCGTGGCGGCGGAGCCGGACATACCGGCCGCGGACGGCCCGGCGGAACCCGCCGCCACCGGCTTCCCCATCCTGCTGCTGGAGGACGACCCGCTGGTGCTGACCGCCACCCGGATGCTGCTGGAGGATCTGGACTGCCCGGTGGTGGAGGCGCGCAACGGGGACGAGGCGCTGCGCATCATCGCCGGCGGCGCGCAGCCGCGGCTGGTGCTGGCCGACTACCGCCTGCCGGGCGCGATGGACGGGCTGGAGACGGTGCGCCGCATCCGCACCGAACTGGGCCGGAGCGTTCCGGCCATCCTGCTGACCGGCGACGTCACCGCCGATGTGGAACCGCGCGCCCGCGCCGCCGGGGTGCAGTTCGTGCGCAAGCCGGTGCGGCCCGACGAACTGCGCTCCCTCGTCAAGGCCACGGCCCGGACCTGA
- a CDS encoding type II toxin-antitoxin system HigB family toxin, with protein MKVVGLEILTTLIAREKRERPQQARALDRRIAAWIQEVQQARWTKPTEIKAVYGTADVVGNNRIVFDLCGNRYRLIVQFNYVAQVARIRFAGTHAEYDAVDATTV; from the coding sequence ATGAAGGTCGTCGGCCTTGAAATCCTCACCACCCTGATTGCCCGCGAAAAGCGTGAACGGCCCCAGCAGGCCCGCGCCCTGGATCGCCGGATCGCTGCCTGGATACAGGAAGTTCAGCAGGCACGGTGGACGAAGCCGACCGAAATCAAGGCCGTTTATGGCACGGCCGATGTGGTGGGCAACAACAGGATCGTCTTCGACCTCTGCGGCAATCGCTATCGGCTGATCGTGCAGTTCAACTACGTCGCCCAGGTTGCCCGCATCCGGTTCGCCGGAACACATGCCGAATACGATGCTGTCGACGCAACAACGGTGTGA